The following are from one region of the Cervus canadensis isolate Bull #8, Minnesota chromosome 21, ASM1932006v1, whole genome shotgun sequence genome:
- the CD69 gene encoding early activation antigen CD69, whose product MTSEDFSATETSSLHLKREQQSHVTGTYSATYHEGSIQVPIPCAVVNVVFITTLIIALIALSVGQYNCPGQYVSSAPPNTHVFPCSDDWIGHKGKCYLISKKTKNWTLAQNSCSKHGATLAVIDSKEDMNFLKQHVGRAEHWIGLKNEAGQTWKWSNGQEFNNWFNLTGSENCAVLNSAEVSSTECDKNLHWICSKPSK is encoded by the exons ATGACTTCTGAAGATTTTTCTGCAACAGAGACCAGCTCCTTGCACCTGAAAAGAGAACAACAAA GTCATGTCACTGGAACTTACTCTGCAACATATCATGAAGGGTCCATTCAAGTTCCTATCCCATGTGCTGTAGTAAATGTGGTCTTCATCACCACTCTCATCATAGCTCTCATTGCTCTATCAG TGGGCCAGTACAACTGTCCAGGACAATATGTGTCATCAGCACCACCAAACACCCATGTGTTTCCATGCTCAGATGACTGGATTGGACACAAGGGGAAATGCTATCTTAtttccaagaaaacaaagaactggaCCTTGGCCCAAAACTCTTGCTCCAAACACGGTGCCACTCTTGCTGTCATTGATTCTAAAGAGGACATG aactttttaaaacaacATGTGGGTAGAGCTGAACACTGGATCGGGCTGAAAAATGAAGCTGGCCAGACATGGAAATGGTCAAATGGCCAAGAATTTAACAACTG GTTCAACCTTACGGGGTCTGAGAACTGTGCAGTTCTGAACAGTGCAGAGGTCAGCAGCACAGAATGTGACAAGAATTTACACTGGATATGTAGCAAACCTTCCAAATAA